A stretch of the uncultured Desulfobacter sp. genome encodes the following:
- a CDS encoding radical SAM protein has translation MAYINKQMLTAVVADEHGNIFELDGYAAAGMSGNEFFILTKAGTCPMPHGSELMMLPDRAPIVFNLVTDRFEILKTNPFQPDQRIYPVGVFNSPGYVNLHFCAYDDAGLDTPLPLFSYGAVGFGKNDFRSAALQVDDEPRQDLRLMPIAGVQRGVEKYRKKYPDNRLMRHLEKCALEYGCPAGKNFFLGRYEAPLPTSVVCNARCLGCISLQTENNLCACQDRIAFIPDPEEIAGVALEHILKVEKAVVSFGQGCEGEPLTSADAIEQAIVLIREKTSQGTINLNSNASLPDRVARLCNAGLDSMRVSMNSVRKECYTAYFRPKSYCFEDVVDSIKRARAKGRFVAINYLNCPGFTDCKQEKQALFDFIHDTDINMIQWRNLNFDPRHYIRIMEKASPGGASTGMTNLIKDLSRTFPRLIHGYFNPPR, from the coding sequence ATGGCATATATTAATAAACAGATGCTCACGGCTGTGGTGGCTGATGAACACGGTAATATTTTTGAACTGGACGGGTATGCCGCTGCAGGCATGTCTGGAAATGAATTTTTTATTTTGACAAAAGCTGGTACCTGCCCCATGCCCCACGGCAGTGAACTGATGATGCTGCCCGACAGAGCCCCCATTGTATTCAATCTGGTCACGGACCGGTTTGAAATCCTTAAAACCAACCCCTTTCAGCCTGACCAGCGGATTTATCCGGTGGGTGTATTCAACTCTCCGGGATATGTGAACCTGCATTTTTGTGCCTATGATGATGCCGGATTGGATACCCCTCTGCCCCTTTTTTCTTATGGTGCTGTGGGGTTTGGAAAAAATGATTTTAGGTCGGCCGCACTTCAGGTGGATGACGAACCCCGACAGGATCTCCGCTTGATGCCCATTGCCGGCGTTCAACGCGGCGTTGAAAAATACAGAAAAAAATATCCGGACAATCGTCTGATGCGCCACCTGGAAAAATGTGCGTTGGAATATGGGTGTCCGGCCGGGAAAAATTTTTTCCTGGGCCGGTATGAAGCCCCGCTGCCAACCTCCGTGGTCTGCAACGCCAGGTGTCTTGGGTGCATATCCCTTCAAACGGAAAATAATCTTTGCGCCTGCCAGGACAGAATCGCCTTTATCCCTGATCCTGAAGAGATTGCGGGCGTTGCTCTGGAACATATCCTGAAAGTTGAAAAGGCCGTGGTCAGTTTCGGCCAGGGGTGCGAGGGCGAACCGTTAACCTCGGCAGATGCCATTGAACAGGCTATTGTCTTGATCCGGGAGAAGACCAGTCAAGGCACCATCAACCTGAACTCCAATGCCAGCTTGCCCGACCGGGTGGCGCGTTTGTGTAACGCGGGGTTGGACAGCATGCGCGTGAGTATGAACTCGGTGCGTAAGGAGTGTTATACCGCCTATTTTCGTCCCAAGTCCTATTGTTTTGAAGATGTGGTGGACAGCATAAAAAGGGCCAGGGCAAAAGGGCGTTTTGTGGCAATCAATTATCTGAACTGCCCGGGATTTACCGATTGCAAACAGGAAAAGCAGGCGCTTTTTGATTTTATCCACGACACGGACATCAACATGATCCAATGGCGCAACCTGAATTTTGACCCCCGGCACTATATCCGCATCATGGAAAAGGCATCACCTGGCGGGGCTTCTACGGGCATGACAAACCTGATAAAAGATCTAAGTCGAACCTTTCCCCGTCTCATCCACGGCTATTTCAACCCACCCCGATAA